One Globicephala melas chromosome 6, mGloMel1.2, whole genome shotgun sequence genomic window carries:
- the GALNT12 gene encoding polypeptide N-acetylgalactosaminyltransferase 12 isoform X2: MQNKIPVVLDLTVERGCKYTNKCKEKKYNYDQLPTTSVIITFYNEAWSTLLRTVYSVLETSPDTLLEEVILVDDYSDREHLKERLASELARLPKVRLIRANKREGLVRARLLGASAAKGDVLTFLDCHCECHEGWLEPLLQRIHEEELAVVCPVIDVIDWNTFEYLGNAGEPQIGGFDWRLVFTWHVVPERERIRMRSPIDVIRSPTMAGGLFSVSKKYFEYLGSYDTGMEVWGGENLEFSFRIWQCGGTLETHPCSHVGHVFPRQAPYSRNKALANSVRAAEVWMDEFKELYYHRNPQARLEPFGDVTERRQLRARLQCKDFKWFLSTVYPELHVPEDRPGFFGMLQNKGLKDYCFDYNPPNEHEIIGHQVILYHCHGMGQNQFFEYTSQNEIRYNTHQPEGCVAVEAGMDVLIMHLCEGATPEDQKFILQQDGSLFHVQSKKCVQAERKELSDGFVPLLRDCTNSDHQKWFFKEHMV; encoded by the exons GtgcaaagagaagaaatacaattATGATCAATTGCCCACGACATCTGTCATcataacattttataatgaagCCTGGTCAACTCTCCTTCGGACAGTTTACAGTGTCCTCGAGACATCCCCAGACACCCTGCTAGAAGAAGTTATCCTTGTAGATGACTACAGTGATCGAG AGCACCTGAAGGAACGCCTGGCCTCCGAGCTGGCCAGGCTGCCCAAGGTCCGCCTGATCCGCGCCAACAAGAGGGAGGGCCTGGTGCGGGCACGGCTGCTGGGGGCTTCCGCGGCCAAGGGCGACGTGCTGACCTTCCTGGACTGCCACTGCGAGTGCCACGAAGGGTGGCTGGAGCCGCTGCTGCAGAG GATCCATGAAGAGGAGTTGGCAGTGGTGTGCCCTGTGATCGATGTGATCGACTGGAACACCTTCGAGTACCTGGGGAACGCTGGGGAGCCCCAGATTGGCGGTTTCGACTGGAGGCTGGTGTTCACGTGGCACGTGGTTCCCGAGAGGGAGAGGATCCGCATGCGGTCCCCCATCGATGTCATCAG GTCTCCAACCATGGCTGGTGGGCTGTTTTCTGTGagtaagaaatattttgaataccTGGGGTCTTACGATACAGGAATGGAAGTTTGGGGCGGAGAAAACCTCGAATTCTCATTTAGA ATCTGGCAGTGCGGGGGGACCCTGGAGACACACCCGTGTTCGCACGTTGGCCACGTTTTCCCCAGGCAAGCTCCCTACTCCCGCAACAAGGCTCTGGCCAACAGTGTCCGCGCAGCTGAAGTGTGGATGGATGAATTTAAAGAGCTCTACTACCATCGCAACCCCCAGGCCCGCTTG GAACCCTTTGGGGATGTGACAGAGAGGAGGCAGCTCCGTGCAAGGCTCCAGTGTAAGGACTTCAAGTGGTTCTTGAGTACCGTGTATCCAGAACTGCACGTGCCTGAGGACAGGCCTGGCTTCTTCGGGATG CTCCAGAACAAAGGACTAAAAGATTACTGCTTTGACTATAACCCTCCCAATGAACACGAGATCATAGGACATCAGGTCATTCTGTACCACTGTCATGGGATGGGTCAGAACCAG TTTTTCGAGTACACGTCCCAGAATGAAATACGCTATAACACCCACCAGCCAGAAGGCTGCGTGGCGGTGGAGGCCGGAATGGATGTTCTCATCATGCATCTTTGCGAGGGAGCCACCCCAGAGGATCAGAAGTTCATCTTGCAGCAG GATGGTTCTTTATTTCATGTACAGTCCAAGAAATGTGTTCAGGCTGAGAGGAAGGAATTGAGCGACGGTTTTGTACCACTCTTACGAGACTGTACCAACTCAGATCATCAGAAATGGTTCTTCAAGGAACACATGGTATGA